DNA sequence from the Dermatophagoides farinae isolate YC_2012a chromosome 10, ASM2471394v1, whole genome shotgun sequence genome:
ttgttgttcaaaaaatGGGTAATCTACTTTATtcggtatgttttttttttaaattttattagtAACAAATTTGGGTTcatgtgtattttttttttcgttttcgttttcgtttttgtttatttacaCAGCGCAAAAAGAATAATGCAAAAGAACAATTGGAAACAATTGAAGACGAAATACATCAAATTGATACATATAAATTAACAGCATTTATaaggcaaaaaaattatctagcactcatttattttctattcataTTGATTTATCCATCCGGTTTGgcatatatttattttacatTCAACACTGTCAATCGTATGACAATattgtattcatttttattcataatatCATTACCAATGTTGTAAGTATCAagtgatttgatgattcgattttaattttttttaattttaaattcatataATTGTAAAATTACATCTAGCTTATATCTAATACGAAAGTATCTGCATTTATATTTTCGTTggattattgaaaataataatattcgtTTAGTGCAATtattgaaagaaaagaaacaaattctATCAAAAGTACAAGAAACAGAAACATTTAATGATGCTAAAAGtatattggaaaaatatgatccatcattattgcGAAATCTTTCgttatcattgaataatttatcacAAATAGAATCTTCAAAAACTATTGCTAATACTTCGATTCGTGATCGACGAAATATCGATACGTACAATCGACAACGGCAATCATTACCACATGCACCACAATCGAATCGTAATTATATGACACagccttcatcatcatcatcatcatcgactcGGCAAACATTAACACAGCCAAcattatcaccaccaccaccaccatcaacaacaacaacaacaacaccatcaATAGGTTATAGACAACGTACAATTAAACCAATATTGCCACAAAATCGAAGTACAgtggaaaaattaattgattatatgTTCAATGATGGACCAAATAATCGTTATGCATTGATTTGTCCAAATTGTTCATCACATAATGGTATGGCATTACcggatgaatttgattacaTTGCCTATATTTGTGCATATTGTGGTACATTTAATCCATCACGTAAGATACGTCCTACAGCACCGAAAATGATACAACAAAAAGCTATTGAAGCaccatcatcgccatcattaACAAGACCACGATCCAATACGACAACAGTATTGAATGATAGtaatgtgaaaatttttgaattatcaAGCGTGCTCAATAAAACGGtatgtaatgtaatgtaatgtaatgtgatttttttgacatttttgaaattcattcgattttttttcgattgtaaCACATAGAATGATTCATTAATTCGAACTCCACATATTGAAGAAccagatgataatgatgatgatgatgataatcgaatgaaatcCTCTCAtagtgataaaaatgataaagatgTTGCTTTTAAACCGACAAAAGCAAAAGATACTCAaccgcaacaacaacaacaacaacataatgaACGAATTCGTTCAATCGATTCTtcaagtgatgatgaatgattgaatctgattcttcattgatttttcatgtCCATAGTCACcacaaaattatcaacaaaaattgagattttgtttttttttcttcatcatttcatttcactgtATAAATTACCGATTAAatggaatttattattattatatttatttattatatctcattgtatttttattgaagggaaaaaacaacaacaacaacacatcaacatttttaatatttttcttcacattatcattaaatgttattgattatatgattattgattgattgattaaaacatttttaaaaaaaatatgacatTTTTCTATgtaataaagaaaatataaatgaaagaaatcGATAACACAATCATgtgaaacgaaacaaaacgaaacgaaacattCTTTTTGATATGGAAAAGGGATTAAATTCAAGGCATAAGATATTGATAAATAGATGGATAGATAAATAGattgaaaatcgaaaacaGTCAGTCAGCAAGAACAatagcaaacaaacaaacaaaaaaaatgcatttaGAATgccttttattattatggcatcgatgataatggttaATCTTTTTCAGTTTTGATCTTAGTaccaacaacattgaatggATTAATCATATTGATGGTATGGTGTTGGTAAttctgatgatcatcattatgattgattttgtttttagtaATTAAACCAccaatttgattaattttcagatcataaaatgatgattcaattcgatCAATCTCTTTGTATGCAACAGATATTTCATTTGCAAttgcttgttttttattcaacaattgtttttgttgtaattccaaattttgtaattgatttttaatctTTTGTCGACTACGTGCAGCTGATTCACGATTTTTCAAACGTCGTGTCTGTgtacgattatcatcattattattactatgatgatgatgatgaccaccaATCAAATTATCGTCATTTGTTGTGGATTTTGATGACGATTTTAACACTGATATATCGAATAGGTCATCATAGCCACCATATCCAGAACTTGAGTAATTTGTCtcttgtgttgttgttgatgatgatgatgatgatgatgctgttgtCTTTTGTGATGAGCAGCCAAACAATGATTCTTGTGATGatcgaaaattgaattgataattattatttgagtccatatcatcaataacattAGAAGCcaatgttggtgatgatgatgattgtgaatcATTAATCGATGATAGTGAATCAATATCacttatcaatgatgatgaacgatatTTTGcatatgaatcaaaatcatcatgattcgagtgtaatgatgaagaaattatGTATGAATCTAGTTCAAAATtggccattttcatttccatttttgaatatatttattgaatttaaatcgattgattgatgaccaatataaattttaataatacactagatgatgatgaatcgatcaatgatTAATAGATAGAGAAAAACTTAGTCAATAATTGATCACAAATggttaaacaaaaaaaagtgaacaaaaattcaagttcaaatcaaatcaaaaaaaaaaaattactgatGATGTGTGAATGACTTTATTTTCACTAGTttaattgacaaaaaaaaattgtcaattaaaaatttgaaaataaagttTCGATTCGGTTATATAATTAACAAATGGactgtgattttttttttggaacaaatctctctctctgtgtgtgtgaataaatAACAACGTGTTTCAAACTGGACAggaaattcaacaacaacaacaacgaaaaaaaaaatcaaaatgtgtACACGGacttttcaaatatatattttgaaaattgaatactTTCACGTGTGCACGTTTTAGTACTCAACTTTGtgcatacatttttttcttgccaaAGTTACCGTGTGCACATGAcagttgaaattttttttttgttgtgttaCTATCAACCGATTGTAGATGGCGTTATGTTGTGTTtgtagtttttatttttttttttttgtttatgatttctaatgtttgaatggatgatcattatcacatattctgaccattttttttacttgaatttttgaaaaatttgatttgtgttTTCTTAAATATCAAATGTCATTTTAttgtcagtgtgtgtgtgtgtacatgtTAAAGAAAAAGTTCTTGGTTTTTCTTGAATAAATGGAACACATATATGGAACATcaatgacagaaaaaaaatgttccatcaaccaacaacaacaacaacaacaacaacaacaacgacaacgacaacaacgacaacgacaacaatcggaaaatggaaaatggaatgaaataggcatcaacattgtttcatgtgtgtgtgtgtgtgtgttcattcCGTTCGTTTGGTTTCAATTCGGTTCAATTTCGACTATCATCATAGTAagtcttttcatttcatttttttttccatgtataaaaatagtgaaatagtgtgtgtgtgtgtgtgtgtgtgctatgtttgtgtatgtgatgGGCAAAACTAATCCATCATTTATAGGCGACAGTATGGCTGTatgtattgtattgtatatTTGTAATACTATGGTGTATAATACCCAAAATTGTCAGATGCagtggaaaagaaaatgtgtgtgtgtgtaagaaatgaacaaataataaatacatAGGGGCCAAATATATGCAGGTGCTGTGCGTGTCGATAAAATTTctatgtcgatgatgatgatgatttgtgtgtgtgtgtgtttgggcTCTAAAGCTtggcccaaaaaaaatgtgtgtgtgtgccatGATGTTTGacgtttaaaaaaaaaacagacaggcaatacgaaaatttttcatccctagaaaatttccattttttttatattccatataataataataatcttctATAGATATGGTTAAACAATGTTACTATGTCATTGTAATTCTGCGATtcttgtgatttttttttcttcatcatcatcatctggaaTCTCATATGAATGAcagatttttaaatttttttttttcggttgatGTTaacataataaaaattcaatgattatgatgagcATTGAATCGaggttcattcattccaccCCGGGTATCAGTCtgataatatcatcatcatcatcatcatcaccatcaccgcCGCCATTCAATAATACCGATTTAACCCCGTTCaactgaatgatgatgatgatgttgattccCCTAATGCCATATTATTTtgtcattaaaaaaaaaatccaaacgtatgcttgtttgttgtgttttttcgtggtttctgttgttgttgttgttgttgttcatgattCAATGTgttaaatatatttttttttctctcgacAATGATCCACAATTCAAtggatgaatcaattttcaaatcgatgattatgatgatgatgatgatgatggatagcAGCAACAGTAAAAGaagcagaattttttttccaatttttgttcaatcaaaaaaaagtgttaaaattttaaaaatcatatatataacaaTCTAGTGATTATGaactcaacaacaaaatgtggTTGTCttcataagaaaaaaaaaaataataataataaggtGTCATggcaaaatgattatcacgTCACCGAAGatgatatataaattttaGAAATGTCAAacaccgacaacaacaacaacaacaacaacaacaacaagtcaaTTATAATATCTGTCTGTctatttggaaaaatttttttttcactaccGAATACAGTTGACAGTTTTGACGACTTGATTCTCGATTTaataagaattttgtttcttttctcccattgaaaatgaattgaaatgaaaatgtgtcattggtgtgtgtgtgtgtcatggtgttccaaaaaaaatattccatttttttccatattttcaatattttgattgatattgatatattgataataataataaagtcaCTAATATATACTTGTGATTGAGTCAATCAATGGATcgtatgcgtgtgtgtgtgtgcgtcatttgattatgtttgaaaatccttttatttttcatgcTCATCTTCAAAAAtctgtcattcattcattcattcattttttgtaatGAAATGACATTTATAcccggtgtgtgtgtgtgtgtaaatattAAAAGTAAAGTCAATCggcgtgtgtatgtgataTATTGATGACATGTCATatatatggtggtggtggtggtggttgttcattttccaatgtttcaatgttgaatatatatgCATAATTTGACAGTTTTACATAtctgacagaaaaaaaagattgacaCATGGCCACGGCCTTTTATTcctttttgttatttttgtgtgtgtgtgtgtttttttttcggtaccCGAATGTAACAAAGTTCCAAAGTTTCAGCTTGTTTCTATCTAATCTATCGTTTAAAATCTAAATGGCAAATTGGTGTcgtctttttatttttgatttttgatttttaaacaATCGACaaattgctttttttttgcttgcttgcttgcttgcttAGATTGAAAgattagattttttctttttttttttctttctgattTGTCAAATGTTGCTATATTTGATAAAATGGCATTTTGACAATGACCCAATggttttcaattattaattgtgtaatttgatttgaaatgtgtgtgtgtgtggtgattGACAATAATGCACACCAACCACTACCACTACTAATAATTAGCATATATATTTAATCTTTGgcttattttcatcaaatttttcattttaaattgaatgatgataacttgccacgtacatttttttcattgtacaGAATTGTCcagaattttattatcatcataaaattccTCTCAAAgctaaattgaataatttgaattctttattccggttttttttcttgtacaTATAGTGGCCAGATATTCTTtctcgaaattttttttttctgcattaATAATACCCAATGTCGACAACCATAtagaattgttgttgttgttgttgttgttgtacaccACTAAGTAAAATTATGgtacaaacaaatgatgatgatgatagcatAACATAAGTTTTGGTCTAAaattctctctttctctctctctctacaTGCAcatgatatatataaaaatatccaTGATAAatcagtgatgatgatgatgatgatgaaaagacgAATAAGAAGAAcccaatgttgttgttgttgttgttgttgttgttgttgatgtgtatatatatccACATTGAATGTTCTAagccatattattatttggaaaCGAACAAACtatgacgatgaaaaaaaaagaaaaaattgagtatagtatttgttttgattttggtgACAGTGATGAATCAccagatgaaaaatttttttttttttttgcttttttcgtttcttttcttttctttcaaaGCTTTAACCGAATaggaaaaaatgtttggcaaaaaaaaggcCCTGAAACatattatgtgtgtgtgtgtgtgtgtgtgtttggggCAAGcctatgatgatcatcagtATCCAGTTTTGcgcactgtttttttttcatttttacttCATATATATCGTTTTTATTCAGTTTTATCTCTTAGACATGTGGCCACACGGTTTGTTTCTCGGTactgaataaaataaaataaaaaaataaaaaaaatattagacAGCAAGTAATGCttgatcatattttttttctgattttgatttttgtttcacgaAAGATGGTGATAtttatctgtgtgtgtgtgtgtgtttgtatctGAGATTTGAAGTTTGAAATTTCTAATTtcataatatcatcatcatcatcatttattatttgcatattgtggatgatgacgatgaaaagatgatgaaaaatttcaattttttttgttgttgtttttgttattcataaaaaaatccaacGGTAGCCAATGGATGCTTGGAAATTAATATCcgatatattgaaaaagccggaaaaacagcaacaacaacaacaacaacgaaaaaaaatccctgAAATAATCTTATATCAGCTAATaagattttcaattaaccagagaaaaaaacagaaaaaaatttccatcgaTGGTGGTCATATAGATTttggcaaaacaaaaaacaaaaaaaagaaattcaaagatttgaataaataattatgaaatcaatcgatcTATCGATCGATctggccatgatgatgatgatgtgattaaAATGTAGaagccttttttttcttctagcTAGCTAGATTTCTAGTTTGTTGGAGGTCTAGGTCATACGATTACTTTGaattttcacatcatcaattcgCATCATCttccattcaaatcaatggccaatatttagttttgtttttttttgtttttcttggttttttttttttttttttggtttttcgtttcaatttttttcttctgtaaCCAAAAACTCAATTTCGTATAAACTTGaaaccacatcatcattatcatatataatcGTTGACaatcgggtttttttttcacttgaaaaTGTATATATCgaattaattattaaatcgatactctctttctctgtgtgtgtgtgtgtgttacgCATCAATTGTGGATGATATAGAATTTGATGCACTATAACCACAtgataagatttttttttatagatcAATTTTGCGGTCaaccacatacacacacacacactggggATATCGATAtcaatcacttttttttctcaaaaaaaaatatatcgccgaattgtggaaaaaaaagtttgttttttttttggttgatggaaatttttcatcaattttttttcggtcgaAATTCGGTTAAGATGGATTCGTTGactggttttggttttggttatGGTTTcagttgaaatgaaataaagttttttttaatatttcgCTGCTGGTTTATGATTATGACGATTCTATTATGAATTATTCAGAActctattattttttataagttgatttttttttcacgtgATTACatcttttgaatttatttattttttttttttttttttttgaaatgaaatttctgTCTGTTTCTGTGTTGTGCTGTGGATCCAAAAAAGAATCCAGCTGTTCAATGTACGGAATCCTTATTTGTGGacctgtttttttctgttgttgttcactttgtatgtgtgtgtgtgtgtgtttgtttcaggaacaaatcaatttctacgatgatgatgatgatgattaacacTTATTTGAAGtgacaaatattttttttttcatccagcACCTGGTTCCTGTGgaatggcgatgatgatgatgaattttggcAGAATAAAAATCTTCAAACTATGATAATGTATAGGAAATCCGAATCTACaagctagaaaaaaaaacaaacaaaacaaaacaaaatgacagTAGGATGCAAAtgattcatgaatgaatatattgttgaacaaacattgaaaatggacatttgatgatgttgatgatgatggttcatTGGTTGTATATtttatggtggtggttcaattcaagtatttttttttggatcataaTAAAGGATTCTAATCACGTATtaaatgttgaaaacaaaaattatacTCACTGgcttttttggttttggttttggttttgttgtcATATTTGTTCTTGGCAGCTAACCATt
Encoded proteins:
- the LOC124490724 gene encoding uncharacterized protein LOC124490724 — protein: MEMKMANFELDSYIISSSLHSNHDDFDSYAKYRSSSLISDIDSLSSINDSQSSSSPTLASNVIDDMDSNNNYQFNFRSSQESLFGCSSQKTTASSSSSSSTTTQETNYSSSGYGGYDDLFDISVLKSSSKSTTNDDNLIGGHHHHHSNNNDDNRTQTRRLKNRESAARSRQKIKNQLQNLELQQKQLLNKKQAIANEISVAYKEIDRIESSFYDLKINQIGGLITKNKINHNDDHQNYQHHTINMINPFNVVGTKIKTEKD
- the Lnpk gene encoding zinc-ribbon metal-binding protein lunapark, with product MGNLLYSRKKNNAKEQLETIEDEIHQIDTYKLTAFIRQKNYLALIYFLFILIYPSGLAYIYFTFNTVNRMTILYSFLFIISLPMFLYLIRKYLHLYFRWIIENNNIRLVQLLKEKKQILSKVQETETFNDAKSILEKYDPSLLRNLSLSLNNLSQIESSKTIANTSIRDRRNIDTYNRQRQSLPHAPQSNRNYMTQPSSSSSSSTRQTLTQPTLSPPPPPSTTTTTTPSIGYRQRTIKPILPQNRSTVEKLIDYMFNDGPNNRYALICPNCSSHNGMALPDEFDYIAYICAYCGTFNPSRKIRPTAPKMIQQKAIEAPSSPSLTRPRSNTTTVLNDSNVKIFELSSVLNKTNDSLIRTPHIEEPDDNDDDDDNRMKSSHSDKNDKDVAFKPTKAKDTQPQQQQQQHNERIRSIDSSSDDE